The proteins below are encoded in one region of Chelmon rostratus isolate fCheRos1 chromosome 21, fCheRos1.pri, whole genome shotgun sequence:
- the g6pc3 gene encoding glucose-6-phosphatase 3, giving the protein MEGVYTQGIWMAESLQQRTISQEKIWLVVTHIGDPKAAFLLVFPFTYFISKRVGVAVLWVAAITEWLNMVFKWMLFGERPFWWIGESRLFIKKQPNVVQFSSTCETGPGSPSGHAMVTAAVWWVVVSSLASFLYSRSHSVVLSAAPYLLYVLMLVAVGISRIFILAHFPHQVVAGSITGVILGIVLSRRVPEGRPLLFFFSLSIGLLLGTLMLHAGLQWLGIDLSWSIALAKKWCSRAEWIRLDTAPFSSLTRDCGALLGWGLAQYWKPGGWSLPLAPRALSLAISSMGLYHVNRLPLPVGSQILFYGLFFVKFVIVPQIVMVLVPGLVHLFTHKKKKD; this is encoded by the exons ATGGAGGGCGTTTACACCCAAGGCATCTGGATGGCTGAAAGTCTCCAGCAGAGGACGATAAGTCAAGAAAAAATATGGCTAGTAGTCACTCATATTGGAGATCCTAAAGCAGCCTTCCTGCTCGTCTTTCCCTTCACATATTTCATCAGCAAACGAGTTGGAGTAGCGGTGCTGTGGGTAGCAGCTATTACGGAGTGGTTGAACATGGTGTTCAAATG GATGCTGTTTGGAGAGAGGCCATTCTGGTGGATAGGCGAATCACGTCTGTTCATCAAGAAGCAACCCAACGTCGTCCAGTTTTCCTCCACCTGTGAAACCGGCCCAG GCAGCCCGTCAGGACACGCCATGGTAACGGCAGCAGTCTGGTGGGTCGTGGTGTCCTCACTGGCATCATTTCTGTACTCGCGCTCTCACAG CGTGGTGTTATCAGCAGCTCCCTACCTGCTCTATGTGCTGATGCTGGTGGCAGTTGGAATCTCCAGGATCTTCATCCTCGCCCACTTTCCTCACCAGGTCGTTGCTGGATCCATCACAG GTGTCATTCTGGGGATCGTTCTGAGCCGCAGAGTACCAGAAGGTCGCCCCCTGCTGTTCTTCTTTAGCCTCAGCATTGGGCTGCTGCTCGGCACTCTGATGCTGCATGCCGGACTGCAGTGGCTAGGAATCGACCTCTCCTG GTCTATCGCTTTGGCCAAGAAATGGTGCAGCCGGGCGGAGTGGATTCGTCTGGATACAGCTCCATTCTCCTCGCTGACCCGAGACTGCGGGGCCCTTCTGGGTTGGGGGCTGGCCCAGTACTGGAAGCCAGGTGGATGGTCTCTGCCTTTGGCCCCACGGGCTTTGTCTCTGGCCATTTCATCCATGGGGCTGTACCACGTGAATCGTCTGCCGCTCCCGGTCGGGTCTCAAATCCTCTTCTATGGCCTGTTCTTTGTTAAATTTGTCATAGTGCCTCAGATTGTCATGGTGCTTGTGCCTGGACTGGTTCACCTCTTCACccacaaaaagaagaaagactaG
- the lsm12b gene encoding protein LSM12 homolog A: MAAPGPGEYFSVGSHVSCLTCLGQRLQGEVVAFDYQSKMLTLKCASSSGKPNLNDVILINLAYVSDVDIINDRTETPPPLASLNVSKLANRARTEKEDKLSQAYAISAGVSVEGQQLFQTIHKTIKDCKWQEKNIIVMDDVVISPPYQVENCKGKEGSALSHVRKIVEKHFRDVESQKSMQRSQAQQTQKDSTLSS; the protein is encoded by the exons ATGGCGGCTCCTGGACCGGGGGAATATTTCAGCGTCGGGAGCCATGTCTCTTGCCTCACCTGCTTGGGCCAACGTCTGCAAGGAGAAGTCGTCGCGTTTGACTACCAGTCTAAGATGTTGACTCTGA AATGTGCTTCCTCCAGCGGTAAGCCAAACCTCAACGACGTCATCCTGATCAACTTAGCCTATGTTTCTGATGTGGACATAATAAATGACCGCACTGAGACTCCACCCCCACTAGCATCACTGAATGTTAGCAAG CTTGCCAATCGAGCACGGACAGAAAAGGAGGACAAGCTGTCCCAAGCCTATGCAATCAGTGCTGGGGTTTCTGTGGAGGGCCAACAGCTATTCCAGACTATTCACAAAAC CATCAAAGACTGTAAATGGCAGGAGAAGAACATTATTGTGATGGACGACGTCGTAATCTCACCGCCTTACCAGGTTGAGAACTGCAAAGGCAAAGAGGGAAGCGCTTTAAGTCATGTACGCAAAATA GTTGAGAAACATTTTAGAGACGTGGAAAGTCAGAAGTCCATGCAACGTTCACaagcacagcaaacacagaaggACTCCACTTTATCTTCTTGA